The proteins below come from a single SAR202 cluster bacterium genomic window:
- a CDS encoding alpha-ketoacid dehydrogenase subunit beta: MPNVLTYREALTQGIREALIDNDDCFLMGEDVGAYGGAYAVSKGLLEEFGPKRIVDSPLSESAIVGLGTGSSMVGLKPIIEIMTINFLLVALDQLVNHAAKIRYMSANQYAAPFMVRTVTGGGAQLGATHSQCFEPWLASVPGLKVVAPSSPYDALGLFRSAIKENDPIVFVEHILLYGSKGIVDEDYYEIPIGKANVVRSGDNLTLVAYSKMVPLCLEVANTLEDQGIDVEVIDLRSLRPWDKETVINSVNKTNRLVVVEEAWRSGGFGAEIASTIQEEAFDSLDGPIGRVGGLEVPMPYTSVLESQVIPSKDRIIEYIHQNLNT; encoded by the coding sequence ATGCCTAATGTTTTAACCTATAGAGAAGCATTAACTCAAGGTATTCGTGAAGCTCTCATAGATAATGATGACTGTTTTTTAATGGGAGAAGATGTTGGAGCTTATGGTGGTGCATATGCAGTAAGTAAAGGCCTTTTGGAAGAATTTGGTCCTAAACGAATTGTTGATAGTCCATTATCAGAATCAGCGATCGTAGGCCTAGGTACTGGTTCTTCTATGGTCGGTTTAAAACCAATCATTGAAATAATGACGATTAACTTTTTATTAGTGGCTTTAGATCAACTAGTAAATCACGCTGCTAAAATTCGATACATGTCAGCAAATCAGTATGCAGCTCCATTCATGGTAAGAACAGTAACTGGAGGAGGAGCACAATTAGGTGCAACACATTCACAATGTTTTGAACCTTGGCTTGCTAGTGTCCCTGGACTTAAAGTAGTAGCGCCTTCATCCCCTTACGATGCATTAGGGCTATTTCGGTCTGCAATAAAAGAAAATGACCCTATAGTTTTTGTTGAACATATTTTATTGTATGGATCAAAGGGAATTGTAGATGAAGATTATTATGAAATACCGATCGGTAAGGCTAATGTTGTACGATCAGGTGATAATTTGACGTTAGTTGCATATTCCAAGATGGTGCCACTATGTTTAGAGGTTGCAAACACACTAGAGGATCAAGGAATAGATGTAGAAGTTATAGATCTGAGATCTCTTCGCCCTTGGGATAAAGAAACAGTTATAAATTCAGTGAATAAGACAAACAGATTAGTTGTTGTGGAGGAAGCTTGGAGATCTGGCGGATTTGGTGCTGAGATAGCGAGTACCATCCAAGAAGAAGCTTTTGATTCCTTAGACGGTCCAATAGGGCGTGTTGGTGGCCTTGAGGTCCCAATGCCATATACAAGCGTACTGGAGTCTCAAGTAATCCCTAGTAAAGATCGTATAATTGAATATATACATCAAAATCTAAATACATAA
- a CDS encoding 2-oxo acid dehydrogenase subunit E2 produces the protein MSDNIVMPQMGYDMKEGTLVRWLVKEGSSLKRGDPIAEIETDKAVVEIESYFTGFIGKILVNEGESAEVGSSIAVVVKDMNESVTDSTSTTNTVSEKSIPKVDEKNISQNTPIEQPSVNVPIVDQPLSEKIKISPVAEKLALEQGIDLNKINGTGPGGRITKADIEAQSSNNKLTEQPLVKTPPQTVLPGQNIPLSTTRSAIARITSQSKNGIPHFYVSMSIDMTDALVMRQQYGKLYPNSGITVNSLVLMAVKLSLIDYPIFNSSFRDDHIEVKPDINLGIAISVDDGLIVPAITQAQDLSIIEISSAARDLAKRAKEGKLRQEEYSGTFSVSNLGMFAVDDFNAIILPPQVGVLAVSSVIKRPVVVDDKIVIREIMNVQLSSDHRVIDGVDAAKFAKQIKDYLEMPISLFVS, from the coding sequence ATGTCCGATAATATTGTTATGCCGCAAATGGGTTACGATATGAAAGAAGGCACCCTGGTACGATGGCTTGTAAAAGAAGGTTCATCTTTAAAACGAGGAGACCCCATCGCTGAGATAGAAACTGATAAAGCCGTTGTTGAAATTGAAAGCTATTTCACAGGATTCATCGGGAAAATCTTGGTTAATGAAGGCGAATCAGCAGAAGTAGGTAGTTCGATTGCTGTTGTTGTAAAAGATATGAACGAATCTGTGACAGATTCTACTAGTACAACAAATACAGTATCTGAAAAGTCTATTCCAAAAGTTGACGAAAAGAATATTAGCCAAAATACTCCGATTGAACAACCTTCTGTTAATGTTCCTATTGTTGATCAGCCTTTATCAGAAAAAATTAAAATTAGTCCGGTAGCGGAAAAACTTGCTCTAGAACAAGGTATAGATTTAAACAAAATTAATGGGACAGGCCCAGGTGGACGTATTACTAAAGCTGATATTGAGGCACAATCTTCTAATAATAAATTAACAGAACAACCATTGGTTAAAACTCCACCACAAACTGTGTTACCTGGCCAGAACATACCTTTATCGACAACACGTTCTGCCATTGCAAGAATAACATCACAATCCAAAAATGGTATCCCACATTTCTATGTTAGTATGTCAATCGATATGACTGACGCACTAGTTATGCGTCAACAATATGGAAAACTTTATCCAAATTCTGGCATTACAGTAAATTCATTAGTATTGATGGCTGTAAAATTATCACTTATTGATTATCCGATATTTAATTCTTCGTTTCGTGATGACCATATAGAGGTTAAGCCAGACATTAATTTAGGTATAGCTATTTCAGTTGACGATGGCCTTATAGTTCCTGCTATTACACAAGCTCAAGACTTATCAATTATTGAAATTTCATCTGCAGCACGTGACCTTGCAAAAAGAGCTAAAGAAGGGAAATTGAGACAAGAAGAGTATTCAGGGACATTTAGTGTTAGTAATTTAGGGATGTTTGCTGTAGACGATTTTAATGCAATCATTCTACCGCCACAAGTGGGAGTCCTTGCTGTAAGTTCTGTGATAAAGCGACCTGTAGTTGTTGATGATAAAATTGTAATTCGTGAAATTATGAACGTTCAATTATCCTCAGATCATCGAGTGATAGATGGAGTAGATGCAGCAAAGTTTGCAAAACAAATAAAAGATTATCTTGAAATGCCTATTTCTTTATTTGTATCTTAG
- a CDS encoding aldo/keto reductase — protein sequence MKSQILKRRLGRTNLQVTELGFGAMDTPQAPEGKDTLLSAINLGINFIDTARIYDGSEFLIGQILSSINRDDLIIASKTINRTRDGVQHDVDRSLSLMNLDSIDLYQLDDVAMEDWDFIIQENGALEGLKIAKYRGLINHIGISSHDLSLLNVAIESKLFDTVMIEYSAFYSETYNLTKKANQNDIGVIAMRPLGGSGRMTTLRTVMERNPAFGSISPSNLLEFVLSNPNIAVSIVGSRYPDRVKSNVETVLDYKHLNEYEKEACKQAASKLFELL from the coding sequence ATGAAAAGTCAAATTTTAAAAAGACGTTTGGGTAGAACCAATTTACAGGTTACTGAACTTGGATTTGGTGCCATGGATACACCTCAAGCCCCAGAAGGGAAAGATACATTGCTTTCAGCTATAAATTTGGGGATTAATTTTATTGATACTGCTCGTATATATGATGGTAGTGAATTTTTAATAGGTCAAATACTTTCTTCTATTAATCGTGATGATTTAATAATTGCCTCTAAGACTATTAATAGAACTCGTGATGGTGTACAACACGATGTAGATAGAAGCTTAAGTTTGATGAATTTAGATAGTATAGATTTGTATCAATTAGATGATGTCGCAATGGAAGATTGGGATTTTATCATACAAGAAAATGGAGCTTTAGAAGGATTAAAAATTGCAAAATATCGGGGTTTGATAAATCATATTGGAATTTCTTCTCATGATTTATCTCTTCTTAATGTTGCAATAGAATCAAAGCTTTTTGATACGGTAATGATAGAATACTCTGCTTTTTATTCTGAAACATATAATTTAACCAAGAAGGCAAATCAAAATGATATTGGTGTAATTGCCATGCGCCCACTTGGTGGTTCTGGAAGAATGACTACCCTTCGTACAGTTATGGAGAGGAATCCTGCCTTTGGTAGCATTTCTCCATCGAATCTTTTAGAATTTGTTTTATCCAACCCAAATATTGCGGTTTCAATTGTAGGATCTCGGTATCCTGATAGAGTAAAATCTAATGTGGAAACTGTTTTAGATTATAAACACTTAAATGAATACGAAAAAGAAGCATGTAAACAAGCTGCTAGTAAATTATTTGAACTTTTATAA